In Methanothermus fervidus DSM 2088, a single genomic region encodes these proteins:
- a CDS encoding formylmethanofuran dehydrogenase, subunit H (InterPro IPR001387: IPR017896: IPR010982: IPR001450: IPR 017900~KEGG: mth:MTH1553 tungsten formylmethanofuran dehydrogenase, subunit H~PFAM: 4Fe-4S ferredoxin iron-sulfur binding domain protein; helix-turn-helix domain protein~SPTR: O74027 Tungsten formylmethanofuran dehydrogenase subunit fwdH~PFAM: Helix-turn-helix; 4Fe-4S binding domain) → MPSHLASALKCITAIKLKKQGLSQAKISKLLGINRSTVSHYLHGRNVSPKSLKVAKIIINFCPRDFILFVQSVIEKKEEVKTIVKTCQNRNFKVLVKDSCIGCGTCSEKCPMDAIKISGLKAKVNSKLCCGCEFCIKVCKTNSIEIMEVKNNGN, encoded by the coding sequence ATGCCATCACATTTAGCCTCAGCCCTGAAGTGTATAACCGCAATAAAACTCAAAAAACAAGGATTATCACAAGCTAAAATATCTAAATTGCTTGGTATAAATAGATCAACGGTTTCTCATTATTTACACGGCAGAAATGTCTCTCCAAAATCACTAAAGGTAGCAAAAATAATAATCAATTTTTGTCCAAGAGATTTCATACTTTTTGTACAGAGTGTTATAGAAAAAAAAGAAGAAGTAAAAACAATAGTAAAGACATGTCAAAATAGAAACTTCAAAGTTCTTGTAAAAGATTCTTGTATTGGATGCGGAACATGTAGTGAAAAATGTCCTATGGATGCCATAAAAATTTCAGGGCTGAAGGCTAAAGTAAATTCTAAATTATGTTGCGGATGTGAATTTTGTATTAAAGTTTGTAAAACAAATTCAATTGAAATTATGGAGGTAAAAAACAATGGAAATTGA
- a CDS encoding 4Fe-4S ferredoxin iron-sulfur binding domain protein (InterPro IPR016459: IPR017896: IPR001450: IPR017900~KEGG: mth:MTH1554 tungsten formylmethanofuran dehydrogenase, subunit F~PFAM: 4Fe-4S ferredoxin iron-sulfur binding domain protein~SPTR: O27597 Tungsten formylmethanofuran dehydrogenase, subunit F~PFAM: 4Fe-4S binding domain), which yields MEIETIHERSGKETRELIFNEEKCNVCGLCEKICPVNAIEVSPPGAVVREENISKLILDEDKCVLCGMCSSICPYDALDLQIDKKSIKDIPEYPTLIKSSEIDEEKCIYCKSCEIVCPQGAITITRELPERSELVTGEIEIDKDKCIFCGVCEEMCPAAAIEIEWKEPTSIDPSTANDIRVDEKKCVYCMICKRVCPVNAIKVICKVCPYGEYEIKEPEIKGSTYIDSELCVNCGWCQETCPVDAIKIEKPFEGTVEINEELCQGCATCVEVCPCNALSFPKPSKPGEKPQKLHIEEKFCVYCGACEKACPTDAIKVRRTNIKHTPILSKAWKVRFDSLKE from the coding sequence ATGGAAATTGAGACTATACATGAAAGATCTGGTAAAGAAACTAGAGAATTAATATTTAATGAAGAAAAATGCAATGTTTGTGGCCTTTGTGAAAAAATTTGCCCTGTTAACGCTATTGAGGTATCTCCTCCTGGTGCAGTAGTTAGGGAAGAAAACATATCAAAATTAATTCTAGATGAAGACAAATGCGTACTTTGTGGTATGTGTAGTTCTATATGTCCATATGATGCATTAGATTTACAAATTGACAAAAAATCTATCAAAGATATTCCTGAATATCCTACTTTAATAAAATCTTCTGAAATTGATGAAGAAAAATGCATATATTGTAAATCATGTGAAATAGTTTGCCCCCAAGGAGCTATTACAATAACAAGAGAACTTCCTGAAAGATCTGAATTAGTGACAGGGGAAATTGAAATAGATAAAGATAAATGTATATTCTGTGGTGTTTGTGAGGAAATGTGTCCAGCAGCAGCTATAGAAATAGAATGGAAAGAACCTACATCTATTGATCCATCAACTGCTAACGATATACGGGTAGATGAGAAAAAATGTGTATATTGTATGATTTGTAAAAGAGTTTGTCCTGTAAATGCAATAAAAGTGATATGTAAAGTTTGTCCATACGGAGAATACGAAATAAAAGAACCAGAAATAAAAGGAAGTACATATATAGACTCAGAATTATGTGTTAATTGTGGATGGTGTCAGGAAACATGTCCAGTTGATGCTATAAAAATTGAGAAACCATTTGAAGGAACTGTGGAAATAAATGAGGAATTATGTCAAGGATGTGCAACATGTGTCGAGGTATGTCCATGTAATGCATTATCATTCCCAAAACCATCAAAACCTGGAGAAAAACCACAAAAATTACACATAGAAGAAAAATTCTGTGTTTATTGTGGCGCTTGTGAAAAAGCTTGTCCAACAGATGCAATAAAAGTTAGGAGAACTAATATAAAACATACGCCAATATTATCAAAAGCTTGGAAAGTAAGATTCGACAGTCTAAAAGAATAA
- a CDS encoding formylmethanofuran dehydrogenase, subunit A (COGs: COG1229 Formylmethanofuran dehydrogenase subunit A~InterPro IPR012027: IPR011059: IPR013108~KEGG: mth:MTH1557 tungsten formylmethanofuran dehydrogenase, subunit A~PFAM: Amidohydrolase 3~SPTR: Q59578 Tungsten formylmethanofuran dehydrogenase~TIGRFAM: formylmethanofuran dehydrogenase subunit A~PFAM: Amidohydrolase family~TIGRFAM: formylmethanofuran dehydrogenase subunit A), with translation MEYIIKNGFVYCPLNNIDGEKMDICVKDGKIVEDVSSDAKIIDASGKIVMPGGVDPHAHLAGGKVNVGRMYRPEDSRRDVEPKIKGGRSGSGFSVPSTFMAGYRFARMGYTTVMEAAMPPLLARHTHEEFHDTPIVDHAAYPLFGNNWFVMEYLKEGDIDSCAAYVSWLLEATKGYTIKIVNPGGTEAWGWGGNVHSLDDPVPYFEITPREIIRGLAEVNEKLQLPHSIHLHCNNLGHPGNYETTLESFEVPKGIKPNPATGERDTVIYATHVQFHSYGGTTWRDFESEAPKIADYVNKHDHIIIDVGQVTLDETTTMTADGPMEYDLHSLNGLKWANCDVELETGSGVVPFIYSPKAPVPSVQWSIGLELFLLIKDASKVCLTTDHPNGGPFTRYPRIIAWLMSNEYRTKYIEEKVHNWAQRRGNIATIDREYTFFEVAQVTRATAAKVLGLSENKGHLGVGADADIAIYDINPEEIDPSKDYMEIEKGFSRASYVLKDGKIVVKDGKVVRPRLHGRTYWSKSRIENEDIVEEVMKDVKERFRQYYSVNFDNYPVQKAYFPRLVAVEGANSHIPLPSV, from the coding sequence ATGGAATACATAATAAAGAATGGTTTTGTTTACTGTCCTTTAAATAATATTGACGGAGAAAAAATGGATATTTGTGTAAAAGATGGTAAAATTGTTGAAGATGTAAGTAGCGATGCCAAAATAATAGATGCGAGCGGAAAAATAGTAATGCCTGGTGGTGTAGACCCACATGCACATTTAGCTGGAGGAAAAGTAAACGTTGGACGAATGTATCGTCCTGAAGATAGTAGACGGGATGTTGAACCTAAAATTAAAGGAGGAAGATCTGGTAGTGGATTTTCAGTGCCTTCAACTTTTATGGCTGGATATAGATTCGCACGTATGGGTTATACAACTGTAATGGAAGCTGCAATGCCTCCTTTATTAGCAAGACATACACATGAAGAATTCCATGATACTCCAATCGTTGACCATGCTGCATATCCGCTATTTGGTAACAATTGGTTTGTAATGGAATATTTAAAAGAAGGTGATATAGACTCATGTGCAGCATATGTGTCTTGGTTGTTAGAAGCAACAAAAGGATATACCATTAAAATTGTAAATCCTGGAGGAACTGAAGCTTGGGGATGGGGAGGTAACGTACATAGTTTGGATGATCCAGTACCTTATTTTGAGATTACACCAAGAGAAATAATAAGAGGTCTTGCTGAAGTAAATGAAAAACTTCAACTACCACATTCAATACACTTACACTGCAACAATTTAGGACATCCTGGCAATTATGAAACTACTCTTGAATCATTCGAAGTTCCTAAAGGTATAAAACCAAATCCTGCTACAGGAGAAAGAGATACAGTTATTTATGCAACTCACGTCCAATTCCATAGTTATGGTGGAACAACATGGAGAGATTTTGAGTCAGAGGCTCCAAAAATAGCTGATTATGTGAATAAACATGATCATATAATTATAGATGTTGGTCAAGTGACTCTTGATGAAACAACTACAATGACAGCCGACGGACCAATGGAATATGATTTACATTCATTAAATGGTTTAAAATGGGCAAATTGCGATGTTGAACTAGAAACAGGTTCTGGAGTAGTTCCATTCATATATTCACCTAAAGCTCCAGTGCCTTCAGTACAATGGAGTATTGGTCTAGAGTTGTTTTTACTAATAAAAGATGCAAGTAAAGTATGCCTAACAACAGATCATCCTAATGGAGGACCATTTACAAGATATCCACGAATTATTGCATGGTTAATGAGTAATGAATACAGAACAAAATATATAGAGGAAAAAGTTCATAATTGGGCTCAAAGAAGAGGAAACATTGCGACAATTGATAGAGAATATACATTCTTTGAAGTAGCACAAGTTACTAGAGCTACTGCAGCAAAAGTTTTAGGATTAAGTGAAAATAAGGGACATCTAGGTGTTGGTGCAGATGCTGACATTGCTATTTATGACATAAATCCAGAAGAGATAGATCCATCAAAAGATTATATGGAAATTGAAAAAGGATTTTCACGAGCCTCATATGTTTTAAAAGATGGAAAAATCGTAGTTAAAGATGGAAAAGTTGTTAGACCAAGATTACATGGTAGAACTTACTGGTCCAAGAGTAGAATAGAAAATGAAGACATCGTTGAAGAAGTAATGAAAGATGTCAAAGAAAGATTTAGACAATATTACTCAGTGAATTTTGATAACTACCCTGTTCAAAAAGCATACTTCCCACGTTTAGTTGCAGTTGAAGGTGCTAATTCACATATCCCCTTGCCTTCTGTATGA
- a CDS encoding formylmethanofuran dehydrogenase, subunit D (COGs: COG1153 Formylmethanofuran dehydrogenase subunit D~InterPro IPR012040: IPR009010: IPR006657~KEGG: mth:MTH1556 tungsten formylmethanofuran dehydrogenase, subunit D~PFAM: molydopterin dinucleotide-binding region~SPTR: O27598 Tungsten formylmethanofuran dehydrogenase, subunit D~PFAM: Molydopterin dinucleotide binding domain), whose translation MKAILNTGRTIWQGQAIEAGKDLDLYIDAAAVVYMNREMMNELGVKEGDNVKVKSKYGEVVVKVVEAKEPLPEGMIYIPMGPWANKVVRPNTDSTATPSFKNVPVEVEPTDEEVPDMPTLMKTYGKE comes from the coding sequence ATGAAGGCAATATTAAATACAGGAAGGACAATATGGCAAGGACAGGCAATAGAAGCAGGTAAGGATTTAGATTTATATATAGATGCAGCAGCTGTTGTATATATGAATCGTGAAATGATGAATGAATTAGGAGTAAAGGAAGGAGATAATGTTAAGGTCAAATCAAAATATGGAGAAGTAGTTGTTAAAGTTGTAGAAGCAAAAGAACCCTTACCAGAAGGGATGATATATATTCCTATGGGTCCTTGGGCAAATAAGGTTGTTAGACCAAATACCGATTCTACTGCAACACCAAGTTTTAAAAATGTTCCTGTTGAAGTGGAACCAACTGATGAAGAAGTTCCCGACATGCCTACTTTAATGAAAACTTATGGAAAAGAATAG
- a CDS encoding polymorphic outer membrane protein (InterPro IPR011050: IPR003368~KEGG: msi:Msm_0052 adhesin-like protein~PFAM: Polymorphic membrane protein Chlamydia~SPTR: P27374 Cell surface glycoprotein~TIGRFAM: polymorphic outer membrane protein~TIGRFAM: Chlamydial polymorphic outer membrane protein repeat) — MRKMFIPTLFFLSLLLVNTAHAAKVVYVHENGSDIYDGSSWTHALKTLNKSIDIVENGGIIYACGKFQASNITINKNLSIVGKNTTIFDGSGSGILEITPGNTVKLVNLIFVNGNRTEGGAIINKGCLIIENCTFINNTAIYGGAIRSYGNLTIKNSLFKSNVAFTDEGRGGAINCDGAQETKIENCEFWDGIAPHNGGAIYGWQSGYIYIKNCKFVRNKAPNPAHGGAIYVRWTNVVIENSEFINNTAEVGGALRNHDGVMKIVNCTFIGNIASGWKKRGPIGGALENGLNMTIENSTFINNFAEKQGGAINNYGTLIIKGCSFLNNKSPRGSAIYNSNGTLTVSFSRFVDNEGDVDINSTNQNVTAELNWWGQNNPDFSKRVAGFNVTKWLVLKVIPIPERSEIKVSITSDNYGNQYDPKDGCIPPTPVLFKLDPSSNASGILKPEYCLTDNGECISKFITIKPGTAIITTTVDHETISTRMEASIQNKTFTITLTNLGKSTITIKYYISIYTNPVNGTKVSYRELTITLKPNETKTIELGKYPFKYAVSGTMIVKNPSRYRIPLNLRIKYEIEGLNPQMREISKYIAPRGEFRYIARYTGKEEGYADVW, encoded by the coding sequence ATGAGAAAAATGTTTATTCCGACACTGTTCTTCTTAAGTCTCTTGCTTGTGAATACAGCTCATGCCGCCAAAGTTGTATATGTCCATGAAAATGGTAGTGACATATATGATGGTAGTTCTTGGACTCATGCCTTGAAAACATTGAATAAAAGTATTGATATTGTGGAAAATGGTGGGATTATATATGCCTGTGGAAAATTTCAGGCGAGCAATATAACAATAAATAAAAATTTAAGTATTGTTGGTAAAAACACGACAATATTTGATGGAAGTGGGAGTGGAATTTTGGAAATAACTCCAGGAAACACTGTTAAACTGGTTAATTTAATATTTGTAAATGGTAATAGGACAGAAGGCGGAGCAATAATTAATAAAGGATGTTTAATAATTGAAAATTGTACTTTTATAAATAACACGGCAATATATGGAGGGGCTATTAGAAGTTATGGCAACTTAACAATTAAAAATTCATTGTTTAAAAGTAATGTGGCATTTACAGATGAAGGTCGTGGGGGAGCAATTAACTGTGATGGAGCCCAAGAAACTAAAATAGAAAATTGTGAATTTTGGGATGGCATTGCTCCTCATAACGGCGGTGCTATATATGGTTGGCAATCAGGATATATTTATATAAAAAATTGTAAATTTGTTCGAAATAAGGCTCCAAATCCTGCTCATGGCGGTGCAATTTACGTTAGATGGACAAATGTTGTGATAGAAAATTCTGAATTTATAAACAATACAGCAGAAGTTGGAGGAGCATTAAGAAATCATGATGGAGTAATGAAAATAGTAAATTGTACATTTATAGGCAATATTGCAAGTGGTTGGAAAAAAAGAGGTCCAATAGGCGGTGCATTAGAAAATGGTCTTAATATGACAATAGAGAATTCTACATTCATAAATAATTTTGCAGAAAAACAAGGGGGAGCGATTAATAATTATGGTACACTAATAATTAAAGGCTGCAGTTTTCTTAATAATAAATCTCCTAGAGGATCAGCGATTTATAATAGCAATGGAACTTTAACAGTTTCATTTTCAAGATTCGTTGACAATGAAGGAGACGTTGATATAAATTCTACAAATCAAAATGTAACCGCTGAATTAAATTGGTGGGGTCAAAATAATCCTGACTTTAGTAAAAGAGTGGCAGGGTTTAATGTTACAAAATGGTTAGTACTTAAAGTAATTCCAATACCTGAAAGATCTGAAATTAAAGTGTCAATCACAAGTGATAATTATGGAAACCAATATGACCCCAAAGATGGCTGTATTCCACCAACACCAGTGTTGTTTAAATTAGATCCATCTTCAAATGCTAGTGGAATTTTAAAACCAGAATACTGTCTTACAGACAATGGAGAATGCATAAGTAAATTTATAACAATAAAGCCAGGAACTGCTATCATAACAACTACAGTAGACCATGAAACTATTAGTACAAGGATGGAAGCATCAATCCAAAACAAAACCTTCACAATAACCCTAACAAACTTAGGAAAATCAACAATAACCATAAAATATTACATCTCAATCTACACAAATCCAGTTAATGGAACTAAAGTCAGCTATAGAGAATTAACAATAACTCTAAAGCCAAATGAAACAAAAACAATAGAGTTAGGTAAATATCCATTTAAATATGCAGTATCTGGAACAATGATTGTCAAAAATCCATCAAGATATAGAATTCCATTAAATCTAAGAATAAAATATGAAATTGAGGGATTGAATCCACAGATGAGGGAGATAAGTAAATACATAGCTCCAAGGGGAGAATTTAGGTATATAGCTAGATATACAGGGAAAGAAGAAGGATATGCTGATGTTTGGTGA
- a CDS encoding Methyltransferase type 11 (COGs: COG2265 SAM-dependent methyltransferase related to tRNA (uracil-5-)-methyltransferase~InterPro IPR013216~KEGG: msi:Msm_1448 SAM-dependent methyltransferase~PFAM: Methyltransferase type 11~SPTR: A5UN75 SAM-dependent methyltransferase~PFAM: Methyltransferase small domain) produces MFGDSFFIFLNFVVIKLEIDWNELWKEKIKIYSKNIDWDSRAKKFNKAIKCNNDYSINVLKRIKLDPEWSVLDVGCGPGTLAIPIAKEVKHVTAVDISKEMLKLLKKNAEKEGISNINIVNADFKDIDIEKIKPHDVVIASRFCGLTGDLKYELKKLDSLAKKYVYITSLAQDRKLNLKIYKALGKPIFPTYIFIYNVLYQLGIFANVEIFDSKIYQVFKNIDEAVNDWKWFMKLNKKEEKILRNIISSNLKKTQNGFIYQDKVKWALIWWRKL; encoded by the coding sequence ATGTTTGGTGATTCTTTTTTTATTTTTTTAAATTTTGTGGTGATAAAATTGGAAATTGATTGGAATGAATTGTGGAAAGAAAAAATAAAAATTTATTCTAAAAATATTGATTGGGATTCACGAGCTAAAAAATTTAATAAAGCTATAAAATGCAATAATGATTATTCAATCAATGTGTTAAAAAGAATTAAATTAGATCCAGAATGGAGTGTTCTTGATGTTGGATGTGGTCCTGGAACTCTTGCAATACCAATAGCAAAAGAAGTTAAGCATGTCACAGCAGTTGATATCTCTAAAGAAATGTTAAAGCTACTAAAAAAGAATGCTGAAAAAGAAGGTATATCAAACATAAATATTGTAAATGCTGATTTTAAAGACATTGACATTGAAAAAATAAAACCTCATGACGTTGTAATTGCCTCAAGGTTTTGTGGATTAACCGGTGACTTAAAATACGAATTAAAAAAGTTGGATTCATTAGCAAAAAAATATGTTTATATAACTTCATTAGCACAAGACAGAAAATTAAATCTTAAAATTTATAAAGCATTAGGCAAGCCTATTTTTCCAACTTATATATTTATCTACAATGTCCTGTATCAACTAGGAATTTTTGCAAATGTTGAAATATTTGATTCTAAAATCTACCAGGTTTTTAAAAATATAGATGAGGCTGTGAATGATTGGAAATGGTTTATGAAACTAAATAAAAAAGAAGAAAAAATTTTAAGGAATATAATATCTTCAAATCTTAAAAAAACTCAAAATGGTTTTATTTATCAAGACAAAGTTAAGTGGGCATTAATTTGGTGGAGAAAGTTGTAG
- a CDS encoding hypothetical protein (KEGG: mth:MTH914 hypothetical protein~SPTR: O26999 Putative uncharacterized protein) gives MFLHIYKSKIILCTYRLYKNENQEGGEKLSRKILAIALLVTFISLTLGTATASEVYDISKQIVMDAKNKLNIDNNSQCLVITTAGSARYKNENTVDGIQAVVDHMPSARLGKGNILTLYKYGNLEFTFVKKEDKELYAIKYYVDDSGIKSTPKLNIGFNIDENQFNVAKNYLGYDTITIAWAWASGAPPDLLEIATTTWSIRPQTIADYAITKHYIANFNPSETILISKSGNYDDDAALHLVGNRLHAVYKYEGPDDEKVFIAYDYPSCVVVHYKEKISKTRPESLEELKEMIACIEKLKTNPSSLFSIKYLKTGNSNDAAYLAKNGIDENYISKLNNANIELHEPKIAEVNYDKYYNLGKEIFNKVYKVGLFTTEDINAGKVTVVLPPYYSVYSGTNEYIAGLIDGIIDAAKEFGAVFPIRNIFQIDNKWYDWIGSQISIIFAKSENERFLTTNKLEDLKIQGVFVTIKPPKIEVSEIRDISPANDPSPVAKYGFEDPLKMIFAWSMGSPYEYLWIYQRSGRSYTWEDYDIVLALEPWKINDGNLILIAPIGEWEWSSDALLRVIGYGVSPSRGTYFSYTITQPVESLTNIYRIIGIPNTIKLITYDKSKIAKLVSARGFTCSIGNQLYRSLYLWNNKEDSKDFKDAIFTTEIKQISIEEILKSQDPVALLLAPPTLTPTPTLSPIPTPTPTVPPTPSPISTLTPTSTFISTPTPISIVLPTPIPTPMLIPAAMPTTVSNLALSASLPTLPTSTPTKTVKKIIKPTTMTKIAPKTSKNLNTVILYVATLTAILAVVYGITYLIKRRKELILRTEPGK, from the coding sequence ATGTTTTTACATATTTATAAGTCGAAAATTATATTATGTACATATCGTTTATATAAAAATGAAAATCAAGAAGGAGGTGAAAAATTGTCAAGAAAAATTTTGGCAATAGCTTTACTAGTGACATTCATAAGTTTGACTTTAGGAACAGCTACAGCATCAGAAGTATATGACATTTCCAAACAAATAGTGATGGATGCAAAAAACAAACTGAACATTGATAACAACAGCCAATGTTTGGTAATAACCACAGCAGGAAGTGCCAGATACAAAAATGAAAATACTGTAGATGGAATACAAGCTGTAGTTGATCATATGCCATCTGCAAGATTAGGTAAAGGAAACATTCTAACATTGTATAAATATGGAAACTTAGAGTTTACATTTGTAAAAAAAGAAGACAAAGAATTGTATGCAATAAAATATTATGTTGATGATTCTGGAATCAAAAGTACTCCAAAGTTAAATATTGGATTCAACATTGACGAAAATCAGTTCAATGTAGCTAAAAATTATTTAGGATACGACACTATAACAATAGCGTGGGCATGGGCATCAGGTGCACCTCCAGATCTTTTAGAGATAGCAACTACCACATGGAGTATAAGACCTCAAACAATAGCCGATTATGCCATCACAAAACATTATATAGCTAACTTTAACCCCAGTGAAACAATACTTATAAGTAAATCTGGAAATTATGATGATGATGCAGCATTGCACTTAGTTGGCAATAGATTGCATGCTGTATATAAATATGAAGGTCCAGACGATGAAAAAGTGTTCATTGCATATGATTACCCATCTTGTGTAGTAGTTCATTACAAAGAAAAAATAAGCAAAACAAGGCCAGAGAGCCTTGAAGAACTTAAAGAAATGATAGCATGCATTGAAAAATTAAAAACAAATCCATCATCATTATTCTCAATTAAATATCTTAAGACTGGAAATTCAAATGATGCAGCTTATTTAGCTAAAAATGGAATAGACGAGAATTATATATCCAAACTTAATAATGCCAACATAGAATTACATGAACCAAAAATAGCAGAGGTAAATTATGATAAATATTACAATCTTGGTAAAGAAATTTTCAACAAAGTTTATAAGGTAGGATTATTTACAACTGAAGACATTAACGCTGGCAAAGTCACTGTAGTTTTACCTCCTTACTACAGTGTTTACAGTGGAACAAATGAATATATTGCTGGATTAATAGACGGAATCATTGATGCTGCAAAAGAATTTGGTGCTGTATTCCCAATTAGAAATATTTTCCAAATAGATAACAAATGGTATGATTGGATTGGCAGTCAAATATCTATAATATTTGCAAAATCTGAAAATGAGAGATTTTTAACCACTAATAAGCTAGAAGACCTTAAAATACAAGGCGTGTTTGTAACGATTAAACCTCCAAAGATTGAAGTTAGTGAAATTCGTGACATAAGTCCTGCTAACGATCCTTCTCCAGTAGCTAAATATGGTTTTGAAGATCCATTAAAGATGATTTTTGCTTGGAGCATGGGCTCACCATATGAGTATCTATGGATATATCAACGTTCAGGACGTTCATATACATGGGAAGATTATGATATTGTATTAGCATTAGAACCATGGAAAATCAATGATGGAAATCTTATTTTAATAGCACCTATAGGGGAATGGGAATGGAGCAGCGATGCTTTACTCAGGGTAATAGGATACGGTGTATCACCTTCCAGAGGTACCTACTTCTCATATACCATAACACAGCCAGTTGAAAGTCTTACAAATATCTATAGAATAATAGGTATTCCCAATACAATAAAATTAATTACTTATGATAAAAGTAAAATTGCCAAACTTGTTTCTGCACGAGGATTCACGTGTTCTATAGGAAATCAACTGTATCGTTCACTTTATCTTTGGAACAACAAAGAAGATTCTAAAGATTTCAAAGATGCCATATTTACTACTGAAATTAAACAAATATCTATTGAAGAGATATTGAAGTCACAAGATCCTGTAGCTTTATTATTAGCTCCACCTACTCTAACTCCTACACCCACTCTATCTCCAATTCCAACACCTACACCAACAGTACCGCCAACTCCATCTCCAATTTCCACACTTACTCCAACTTCAACCTTTATATCTACGCCAACCCCCATATCAATAGTGTTACCAACCCCAATTCCTACGCCAATGCTTATACCAGCAGCCATGCCAACAACGGTGTCAAACCTGGCTTTATCAGCGTCTTTACCTACATTACCAACTTCTACACCAACAAAAACTGTTAAAAAAATAATTAAACCAACGACAATGACAAAAATTGCTCCAAAAACTAGTAAAAACTTGAATACAGTGATATTGTATGTTGCCACATTAACAGCAATACTGGCAGTTGTCTATGGCATAACCTACCTTATAAAACGTAGAAAGGAATTAATATTGCGTACAGAACCTGGAAAATAA
- a CDS encoding formylmethanofuran dehydrogenase, subunit G (InterPro IPR017896: IPR001450: IPR017900~KEGG: mth:MTH1555 tungsten formylmethanofuran dehydrogenase, subunit G~PFAM: 4Fe-4S ferredoxin iron-sulfur binding domain protein~SPTR: Q1MVQ6 Tungsten formylmethanofuran dehydrogenase, subunit G~PFAM: 4Fe-4S binding domain): MALELKVYPDLCHGCGNCVVACPVNASNNPDVAGGKGPTEDNKLVIIVEDGTVTILNPELCEKCGTCVESCPVDAIRLEESK, translated from the coding sequence TTGGCATTGGAATTAAAAGTATATCCAGACCTTTGTCATGGTTGTGGAAATTGTGTTGTAGCCTGCCCTGTAAATGCATCAAATAATCCTGACGTTGCAGGAGGAAAAGGTCCAACAGAAGACAATAAATTGGTTATAATAGTTGAAGATGGAACTGTAACTATTTTAAATCCTGAATTGTGTGAAAAATGTGGAACATGCGTTGAATCTTGCCCTGTTGACGCAATAAGATTGGAGGAATCAAAATGA